A single Deltaproteobacteria bacterium DNA region contains:
- a CDS encoding nucleotidyltransferase domain-containing protein, which translates to MSESGNDLRFVELRAEQRRQLVDLRQVHEAHRTVEQRLGQDFSGSMRWLTRRGRDYLHRKRGNRERSLGPRSPETEAIYEAFLTGREAARADLKRLEARLDQMAPVNRALELGRVPTLTARILRRLDREGLLGTHLLLVGTNALFAYEARAGGHLESDLLATGDADLLWDARQGIELLDDAVRAEGILGLLQKLDRSFQLRGPRDFRAFNADGFFVDLIREEDERLAAPHSRRTIGDRGDDLHGAPIEGLQWLINAPRLDVVAVADDGHPVRIVTVDPRAFALHKVWVSQRPSRDPVKSSRDLAQARAVAALCDHYLQLSFDDPALEALPDRIRALGDALR; encoded by the coding sequence ATGAGTGAGAGTGGGAACGACCTGCGCTTCGTCGAACTGCGCGCCGAGCAGCGCAGGCAGCTGGTCGACCTCCGGCAGGTCCACGAGGCTCACAGGACCGTGGAGCAGCGGCTGGGGCAGGACTTCTCCGGGAGCATGCGCTGGCTGACCCGTCGAGGGCGCGACTATCTCCACCGCAAGCGGGGCAACCGGGAGCGCTCGCTCGGCCCTCGCTCGCCGGAGACCGAGGCGATCTACGAGGCCTTCCTCACCGGGCGGGAGGCAGCGCGTGCGGATCTGAAACGGCTCGAGGCGAGGCTCGACCAGATGGCGCCGGTCAACCGGGCGCTCGAGCTCGGGCGGGTGCCCACCCTGACCGCCCGCATCCTCCGCCGCCTCGATCGGGAGGGGCTCCTGGGCACCCACCTGTTGCTGGTGGGCACCAACGCCCTCTTCGCCTACGAGGCCCGGGCCGGTGGCCACCTGGAGTCCGACCTGCTCGCGACGGGCGACGCCGACCTGCTCTGGGACGCGCGCCAGGGAATCGAGCTCCTCGATGATGCCGTCCGGGCCGAGGGGATCCTCGGCCTCCTCCAGAAGCTCGACCGCTCGTTCCAGCTGCGGGGGCCGCGAGACTTCCGGGCCTTCAACGCCGATGGTTTCTTCGTGGATCTCATCCGCGAGGAAGACGAGCGTCTCGCCGCACCGCACTCTCGGCGGACGATCGGGGATCGAGGCGACGACCTCCACGGCGCCCCGATCGAGGGATTGCAGTGGCTGATCAATGCACCGCGGCTGGACGTGGTGGCCGTGGCGGACGACGGTCATCCGGTGCGCATCGTCACCGTCGATCCCCGAGCCTTCGCCCTGCACAAGGTCTGGGTTTCGCAGCGGCCGTCCCGGGATCCGGTGAAGAGCAGCCGCGACCTTGCCCAGGCCCGGGCGGTCGCAGCCCTCTGCGACCACTACCTCCAGCTCTCCTTCGACGACCCGGCCCTGGAGGCGCTTCCTGACCGGATCCGGGCCTTGGGCGACGCACTTCGATGA
- a CDS encoding serine protein kinase has translation MQDLDDYEAQHWEGSLEDYLGIVRERPAVTRTAYQRLYDMVLSHGKSEYVDNKKRLVHYRFFDDPLGKGKDAIYGLDVPLMKLVNVFRSAAEKYGTEKRVILLHGPVGSSKSTIARLLKKGLEHYSRTDEGALYTFRWKFDRKRVDGVMVEEEMPCPMHEEPLHLIPEDLRGKVFRDLLPPDSNQGLQVTGDLCPACRFVYNDLMERYRGDWAKVMSHVTVTRLILSEKNRIGIGTFQPKDEKNQDSTELTGDINYRKIAEYGSDSDPRAFNFDGEFNIANRGLVEFIEVLKLDVAFLYDLLGASQEHKIKPKKFPQTDIDEVIIGHTNEPEYRKLQNNEFMEALRDRTVKLDVPYITRLSEEVKIYEKDYNSGSIKGKHIAPHTIEMAAMWAVLTRLEEPKNQSLTTLQKLKLYNGKTLPGFTEDSIKELRKTATREGLDGISPRYVQDKISNALVSDKSEGCINPFLVLNELDAGLRTHSLISSEEQRKTFRELLSVVKQEYEDVVKNEVQRAISADDDAIDKLCANYIDNVKAYTQKEKVKNRYTGQDEEPDERLMRSIEEKIDIPESRKDDFRREIMNYIGALAVEGKQFNFRTNERLQKALELKLFEDQKDSIKLKNLISNVVDKDTQEKIDVVKQRMIEDHGYCEICSTDVLNFVASIFARGDAKD, from the coding sequence ATGCAGGACCTGGACGACTACGAGGCCCAGCACTGGGAGGGGAGCCTCGAGGACTACCTCGGCATCGTCAGGGAGCGGCCGGCGGTGACCCGCACGGCCTACCAGCGCCTCTACGACATGGTCCTCTCCCACGGGAAGAGCGAGTACGTCGACAACAAGAAGAGGCTGGTCCACTACCGCTTCTTCGATGACCCCCTGGGCAAGGGGAAGGACGCCATCTACGGCCTCGACGTCCCGCTGATGAAGCTGGTGAACGTCTTCCGCTCGGCCGCCGAGAAGTACGGCACCGAGAAGCGCGTCATCCTCCTCCACGGTCCGGTGGGCTCCTCGAAGTCGACCATCGCCCGCCTGCTGAAGAAGGGCCTGGAGCACTACTCCCGCACCGACGAGGGCGCCCTCTACACCTTCCGCTGGAAGTTCGATCGCAAGCGCGTGGACGGCGTGATGGTGGAAGAGGAGATGCCCTGCCCGATGCACGAGGAGCCCCTCCACCTCATCCCCGAGGACCTGCGCGGCAAGGTCTTCCGGGACCTGCTGCCCCCCGACAGCAACCAGGGGCTGCAGGTGACCGGCGACCTCTGCCCGGCCTGCCGCTTCGTCTACAACGACCTGATGGAGCGCTACCGGGGCGACTGGGCCAAGGTGATGAGCCACGTCACCGTCACCCGGCTCATCCTCTCGGAGAAGAACCGGATCGGCATCGGCACCTTCCAGCCCAAGGACGAGAAGAACCAGGACTCGACCGAGCTCACCGGCGACATCAACTACCGGAAGATCGCCGAGTACGGGTCGGACTCCGACCCCCGCGCCTTCAACTTCGACGGCGAGTTCAACATCGCCAACCGCGGCCTGGTCGAGTTCATCGAGGTCCTCAAGCTGGACGTCGCCTTCCTCTACGACCTCCTGGGCGCCTCCCAGGAGCACAAGATCAAGCCGAAGAAGTTCCCCCAGACCGACATCGACGAGGTCATCATCGGGCACACCAACGAGCCCGAGTACCGCAAGCTCCAGAACAACGAGTTCATGGAGGCGCTGCGCGACCGGACCGTGAAGCTCGACGTCCCCTACATCACCCGCCTCTCCGAGGAGGTGAAGATCTACGAGAAGGACTACAACTCCGGCTCGATCAAGGGGAAGCACATCGCGCCGCACACCATCGAGATGGCCGCGATGTGGGCCGTGCTCACCCGCCTGGAAGAGCCCAAGAACCAGAGCCTGACCACCCTGCAGAAGCTCAAGCTCTACAACGGCAAGACCCTGCCCGGCTTCACCGAGGACAGCATCAAGGAGCTGCGCAAGACCGCCACCCGCGAGGGCCTCGACGGGATCTCGCCCCGCTACGTGCAGGACAAGATCAGCAACGCCCTGGTGAGCGACAAGTCGGAGGGCTGCATCAACCCCTTCCTGGTGCTCAACGAGCTGGACGCGGGCCTGCGCACCCACTCGCTGATCAGCAGCGAGGAGCAGCGCAAGACCTTCCGCGAGCTGCTCTCGGTGGTGAAGCAGGAGTACGAGGACGTCGTGAAGAACGAGGTCCAGCGCGCCATCAGCGCCGACGACGACGCCATCGACAAGCTCTGCGCCAACTACATCGACAACGTGAAGGCCTACACCCAGAAGGAGAAGGTCAAGAACCGCTACACCGGCCAGGACGAGGAGCCGGACGAGCGGCTGATGCGCAGCATCGAGGAGAAGATCGACATCCCCGAGTCCCGCAAGGACGACTTCCGCCGGGAGATCATGAACTACATCGGCGCCCTGGCCGTCGAGGGCAAGCAGTTCAACTTCCGGACCAACGAGCGCCTGCAGAAGGCCCTCGAGCTGAAGCTCTTCGAGGATCAGAAGGACTCGATCAAGCTCAAGAACCTCATCTCCAACGTCGTCGACAAGGACACCCAGGAGAAGATCGACGTCGTGAAGCAGCGCATGATCGAAGATCACGGCTACTGCGAGATCTGCAGCACCGACGTCCTCAACTTCGTGGCCAGCATCTTCGCCCGGGGTGACGCGAAGGACTGA
- a CDS encoding DUF444 family protein translates to MSSSIKQDHARFREIVRGRIKQNLRKYISKGELIGRQGKDLISIPLPQIDVPRFRFGQKQQGGVGSGEGEPGDTMGQGEPQPGSGEAGEGEGQHVLEMDVSLDELASILGEDLELPRIEPKGKKSIESVKLRYSGIHHVGPNALRHFRRSFKQALKRSIAAGTYDAKNPIIIPIRDDLRFRSWKEIRQPESNAVIILMMDVSGSMGDDQKELVRIETFWIDTWLRSQYEGIETRYIIHDAVAREVDRDTFFHTRESGGTMISSAYKLCKEIIEAEYDPESWNIYPFHFSDGDNWSAEDSRLCLSLLKESLVPWSNMFCYGQVDSPYGSGQFIKDLKEAFPQEEKVIWSEIPDRDGIYRSIKDFLGKGK, encoded by the coding sequence TTGTCGAGCTCGATCAAACAGGACCACGCCCGCTTCCGGGAGATCGTCCGCGGACGGATCAAGCAGAACCTCCGCAAGTACATCTCCAAGGGCGAGCTCATCGGCCGCCAGGGCAAGGATCTGATCTCGATCCCCCTGCCCCAGATCGACGTCCCGCGCTTCCGCTTCGGGCAGAAGCAACAGGGGGGCGTCGGCTCGGGTGAGGGCGAGCCCGGGGACACGATGGGCCAGGGCGAGCCGCAGCCCGGCAGCGGCGAGGCGGGCGAGGGCGAGGGGCAGCACGTCCTGGAGATGGACGTCAGCCTCGACGAGCTGGCCTCCATCCTGGGAGAGGATCTCGAGCTCCCCCGCATCGAGCCGAAGGGCAAGAAGAGCATCGAGTCGGTGAAGCTGCGCTACAGCGGCATCCACCACGTCGGCCCCAACGCCCTGCGGCACTTCCGGCGCAGCTTCAAGCAGGCCCTCAAGCGCTCGATCGCGGCGGGCACCTACGACGCGAAGAACCCGATCATCATCCCGATCCGCGACGACCTGCGCTTCCGCTCCTGGAAGGAGATCCGGCAGCCCGAGTCGAACGCGGTGATCATCCTGATGATGGACGTGTCGGGCTCGATGGGAGACGACCAGAAGGAGCTCGTGCGGATCGAGACCTTCTGGATCGACACCTGGCTGCGCAGCCAGTACGAGGGCATCGAGACCCGATACATCATCCACGACGCCGTCGCCCGAGAGGTCGACCGGGACACCTTCTTCCACACCCGCGAGTCGGGCGGGACGATGATCTCGAGCGCCTACAAGCTCTGCAAGGAGATCATCGAGGCCGAGTACGACCCGGAGAGCTGGAACATCTACCCCTTCCACTTCTCCGACGGTGACAACTGGTCCGCCGAGGACTCGCGCCTCTGCCTCTCGCTCCTCAAGGAGTCGCTGGTCCCCTGGTCCAACATGTTCTGCTACGGCCAGGTCGACAGCCCGTACGGCTCCGGGCAGTTCATCAAGGACCTCAAGGAGGCCTTCCCCCAGGAGGAGAAGGTCATCTGGTCCGAGATCCCCGACCGGGACGGCATCTACCGCAGCATCAAGGACTTCCTGGGGAAGGGGAAGTAA
- a CDS encoding SpoVR family protein: MPKRLTPRLTELQVEIEGYARDYGLEPFSQIFEVVTYEEMNMVAAYGGFPKRYPHWRFGMEYERLSKSYAYGLSKIYELVINNDPCYAYLLDTNSDVDSKTVMAHVYGHNDFFKNNFSFAHTNRKMLDAMGNHSTRVRRLIDKHGIEAVETFIDRCYSLENLIDPHSPFIRRVAAESDETEASPRDPIHKLKVEREYMSGYINPEAFIAEQRERAKVEREQARRFPPEPRRDVLHFLLAHAPLEPWELDLLEIIREEAYYFAPQGQTKILNEGWATYWHSKIMTQRAVRDDEIIDYANAHAGVLATSGRQLNPYKLGLELLRDIEHRWDTGRFGKEFDECRDMAERRNWNRQLGLGREKLFEVRKHYNDVTFIDAFLTPEFCIDQKLFTFEWKEKGDRWEIVTRAFREVKQKLLGMLTNFGQPIIEVLDGNHENRGELLLVHRHEGVDLKQDHAHDTLENLAALWRRPVHLHTLVDEKGMLLSFDGREHAEKALEF; the protein is encoded by the coding sequence ATGCCCAAGCGCCTCACCCCACGCCTCACCGAGCTGCAGGTGGAGATCGAGGGCTACGCCCGGGACTACGGCCTCGAGCCCTTCTCGCAGATCTTCGAGGTCGTCACCTACGAGGAGATGAACATGGTGGCCGCCTACGGCGGCTTCCCCAAGCGCTACCCTCACTGGCGCTTCGGCATGGAGTACGAGCGGCTCTCGAAGAGCTACGCCTACGGGCTCTCGAAGATCTACGAGCTCGTGATCAACAACGACCCCTGCTACGCCTACCTCCTCGACACCAACTCGGACGTCGACTCGAAGACGGTGATGGCCCACGTCTACGGCCACAACGACTTCTTCAAGAACAACTTCTCCTTCGCGCACACCAACCGGAAGATGCTCGACGCGATGGGTAACCACTCGACCCGGGTGCGGCGCCTCATCGACAAGCACGGCATCGAGGCGGTGGAGACCTTCATCGACCGCTGCTACTCCCTCGAGAACCTCATCGACCCCCACTCCCCCTTCATCCGGCGGGTGGCCGCGGAGTCCGACGAGACCGAGGCCAGCCCCCGCGACCCGATCCACAAGCTGAAGGTCGAGCGGGAGTACATGAGCGGGTACATCAACCCGGAAGCGTTCATCGCCGAGCAGCGCGAGCGGGCCAAGGTCGAGCGAGAGCAGGCCCGGCGCTTCCCGCCCGAGCCGCGCCGGGACGTGCTGCACTTCCTGCTCGCGCACGCCCCCCTCGAGCCCTGGGAGCTCGACCTGCTCGAGATCATCCGCGAGGAGGCCTACTACTTCGCGCCACAGGGCCAGACCAAGATCCTCAACGAGGGCTGGGCCACCTACTGGCACTCGAAGATCATGACCCAGCGGGCCGTCCGCGACGACGAGATCATCGACTACGCCAACGCCCACGCCGGGGTGCTCGCGACCTCGGGCCGCCAGCTCAACCCCTACAAGCTCGGCCTCGAGCTCCTGCGCGACATCGAGCACCGCTGGGACACCGGCCGCTTCGGCAAGGAGTTCGACGAGTGCCGCGACATGGCCGAGCGGCGCAACTGGAACCGCCAGCTGGGGCTGGGCCGGGAGAAGCTCTTCGAGGTCCGGAAGCACTACAACGACGTCACCTTCATCGACGCCTTCCTCACGCCCGAGTTCTGCATCGACCAGAAGCTCTTCACCTTCGAGTGGAAGGAGAAGGGCGACCGCTGGGAGATCGTCACCCGGGCCTTCCGGGAGGTGAAGCAGAAGCTCCTGGGGATGCTCACCAACTTCGGGCAGCCCATCATCGAGGTGCTCGACGGCAACCACGAGAACCGGGGCGAGCTGCTCCTCGTGCACCGCCACGAGGGCGTGGACCTCAAGCAGGACCACGCCCACGACACCCTCGAGAACCTCGCGGCCCTCTGGCGCCGGCCAGTGCACCTCCACACCCTCGTCGACGAGAAGGGCATGCTCCTCTCCTTCGACGGCCGGGAGCACGCCGAGAAGGCGCTGGAGTTCTAG
- a CDS encoding PqqD family protein: MSRRALLRGLGGLAVVLGTGWEPRRLASRRPRLRAGLAFEVRPGAAEIEVRTAEGARLALNPTAREILEHCDGSRTVAEIAAHLSERYDEPPGRVLPEVAGAVLTLLRAGVLRT, encoded by the coding sequence GTGAGCCGGCGGGCCCTGCTGCGTGGCCTCGGGGGCCTGGCGGTGGTCCTCGGCACCGGCTGGGAGCCCCGACGCCTCGCCTCGCGCCGGCCGCGGCTCCGGGCCGGGCTGGCCTTCGAGGTGAGGCCCGGGGCGGCCGAGATCGAGGTCCGCACCGCCGAGGGGGCCCGGCTCGCCCTCAACCCGACGGCCCGGGAGATCCTGGAGCACTGCGACGGGAGCCGGACGGTGGCCGAGATCGCCGCTCACCTGAGCGAGCGCTACGACGAGCCCCCGGGGCGGGTCCTGCCCGAGGTCGCCGGGGCGGTGCTCACCCTCCTGCGGGCCGGCGTCCTGCGGACCTAG
- a CDS encoding peptidoglycan DD-metalloendopeptidase family protein — protein sequence MSSEPDSTLQLVDEEAPSGQHRARLILAAGLALFTGVNLAVIVLRPPADAGAPVVSEPEAVEAAPPALAGVEAVPEAPAPTLTLASSVPAPSPSGEAASRLGSNPADQVVSHRVITGRLEGRETVGGALARASLSYEQVDSIVKALKGVFDFRYARAGDAWRVKLDPDGGLLFFEYERSLLESYCVSREGEELIGYRKEVPVQSEVAMVTGQVESSLYESMIDAGESPGLALMLAEVLAWDIDFYRDPRAGDTFKIIVEKERYKSQTLRYGKILAAEYAGGVGRYRVFRYTSPTGGETFYDENGQSAQKALLKSPMKFAHITSTYGNRRHPILGYNRMHQGVDYGAPTGTPVWAVGDGTVVWAARKGASGNLVGLRHTNGYTSWYAHLSKIKVRQGQRVHQKDVVGLVGSTGRSTGPHLHYSVKKDGTFMDPLKIKLPPRRPLPQSTLPDYQKHIEPLQRWLDTQGEVAMLHTIDTEPL from the coding sequence ATGTCCTCCGAGCCCGACTCCACCCTGCAGCTCGTCGACGAGGAGGCGCCTTCCGGTCAGCACCGGGCGCGTCTGATCCTCGCGGCCGGCCTGGCGCTCTTCACCGGCGTGAACCTCGCGGTGATCGTGCTGCGCCCGCCGGCCGACGCCGGGGCGCCCGTGGTGAGCGAGCCCGAGGCCGTCGAGGCCGCGCCGCCCGCCCTGGCCGGCGTGGAGGCCGTCCCCGAGGCGCCGGCCCCGACGCTGACCCTGGCTTCCTCCGTGCCCGCGCCCTCGCCCTCGGGGGAGGCCGCGTCGCGGCTCGGCTCGAACCCCGCGGATCAGGTCGTCTCCCACCGGGTGATCACCGGCCGCCTCGAGGGCCGGGAGACGGTGGGCGGCGCCCTCGCCCGGGCCTCGCTCTCCTACGAGCAGGTCGACTCCATCGTGAAGGCGCTGAAGGGCGTCTTCGACTTCCGCTACGCCCGCGCCGGTGACGCCTGGCGGGTGAAGCTCGATCCGGACGGCGGCCTCCTCTTCTTCGAGTACGAGCGCTCGCTGCTCGAGAGCTACTGCGTCTCCCGAGAGGGAGAAGAGCTCATCGGCTACCGCAAGGAGGTGCCGGTGCAGTCCGAGGTGGCCATGGTCACCGGACAGGTCGAGAGCTCGCTCTACGAGAGCATGATCGACGCCGGCGAGAGCCCGGGGCTGGCCCTGATGCTGGCCGAGGTGCTCGCCTGGGACATCGACTTCTACCGGGACCCCCGCGCCGGCGACACCTTCAAGATCATCGTCGAGAAGGAGCGCTACAAGTCGCAGACCCTGCGCTACGGCAAGATCCTCGCGGCGGAGTACGCCGGCGGTGTCGGGCGCTACCGGGTCTTCCGCTACACCTCCCCCACCGGGGGTGAGACCTTCTACGACGAGAACGGCCAGAGCGCGCAGAAGGCGCTGCTCAAGTCGCCGATGAAGTTCGCCCACATCACCAGCACCTACGGGAATCGGCGCCACCCCATCCTCGGTTACAACCGCATGCACCAGGGCGTGGACTACGGCGCGCCGACCGGCACGCCGGTCTGGGCGGTGGGCGACGGCACCGTCGTCTGGGCGGCCCGCAAGGGCGCCAGCGGCAACCTCGTCGGCCTGCGCCACACCAACGGCTACACCAGCTGGTACGCCCACCTCTCGAAGATCAAGGTGCGCCAGGGGCAGCGGGTCCACCAGAAGGACGTCGTCGGCCTGGTGGGCTCCACGGGCCGCAGCACCGGCCCCCACCTGCACTACAGCGTGAAGAAGGACGGCACCTTCATGGATCCCCTGAAGATCAAGCTGCCGCCCCGCCGCCCCCTGCCCCAGTCCACGCTGCCGGACTACCAGAAGCACATCGAACCACTGCAGCGCTGGCTGGACACCCAGGGCGAGGTGGCGATGCTCCACACCATCGACACGGAACCGCTCTGA
- a CDS encoding glycoside hydrolase family 3 protein: MKLARRLPLLALLLTLASTSPSAADSGRALVAGAGSTLASTGEAPASWESLGAPRPAAPPPVDPAWQQLGAPAHKIRRPLQRDPVVERRIDDLLAKMSVEDKVGQLLFVGFGGTEVEQGGAIEQLVKGKKVGGVALFSRNVKSIPQVGRFTRELRDLLPELPPFIAVDQEGGNVVRLREPTTVLPSNMALGAARDLDLTRRAAASLGHDLWLLGFNMNLAPVLDVNSNPANPVIGIRSFGEDPNLVGGQGGAYVQGLQSADVSAVAKHFPGHGDTGSDSHYDMPSLPHDTARLLSVELVPFQQAIDANLDAVMTAHIALPAVEGVPGVPATVSHRVLTGLLRETLGFEGIIITDGLEMKGIVDAYGSGPAAVKAVQSGADMVLILWTKEKKEEVHQHLLTAVREGTISRERLDLSVRRILRAKIARGVLDRPPPGLDAALAELGTGERGRKIAQEVADRSLTLVRKKEGLTPIDRTRYRKIVLLSGDGTLATELSRRLPELSVVRTRSVPNRARKQQDVERTIALCKGADLLIVGVLNRYHTEMLREVRSACSKPTVVVSLGSPYLLGEIQDVDAYLTTYSYRETAAKAAARFLAGEIPAPGVLPVSLPGLYPVGHTAEAQPAATAPGRKTALASP, translated from the coding sequence GTGAAGCTCGCCCGCCGCCTGCCCCTCCTCGCCCTGCTCCTGACGCTGGCGAGCACCTCCCCGAGCGCCGCCGACTCCGGCCGAGCCCTGGTCGCGGGCGCCGGCAGCACCCTCGCCTCCACCGGTGAGGCGCCGGCCAGCTGGGAGAGCCTCGGCGCCCCGAGGCCGGCAGCGCCGCCGCCGGTCGATCCGGCCTGGCAGCAGCTGGGCGCCCCCGCCCACAAGATCCGGCGCCCCCTGCAGCGCGACCCGGTGGTCGAGCGGCGCATCGACGACCTCCTCGCGAAGATGAGCGTCGAGGACAAGGTGGGCCAGCTCCTCTTCGTGGGCTTCGGTGGCACCGAGGTCGAGCAGGGCGGCGCCATCGAGCAGCTGGTGAAGGGCAAGAAGGTGGGCGGCGTCGCGCTCTTCTCCCGCAACGTGAAGTCGATCCCCCAGGTGGGCCGCTTCACCCGCGAGCTGCGCGACCTGCTCCCCGAGCTGCCCCCCTTCATCGCGGTCGATCAGGAGGGCGGCAACGTCGTGCGGCTGCGCGAGCCGACCACCGTGCTGCCCTCGAACATGGCGCTGGGCGCCGCGCGCGACCTCGATCTCACCCGCCGGGCCGCGGCCTCCCTCGGCCACGACCTCTGGCTGCTGGGCTTCAACATGAACCTGGCGCCGGTGCTGGACGTGAACAGCAACCCGGCCAACCCGGTCATCGGCATCCGCTCCTTCGGTGAGGATCCGAACCTCGTCGGCGGTCAGGGCGGCGCCTACGTGCAGGGCCTGCAGTCGGCGGACGTCTCGGCGGTGGCCAAGCACTTCCCCGGTCACGGCGACACGGGCAGCGACTCGCACTACGACATGCCCTCCCTGCCCCACGACACGGCCCGCCTCCTCTCGGTGGAGCTGGTCCCCTTCCAGCAGGCCATCGACGCGAACCTCGACGCGGTGATGACCGCCCACATCGCGCTGCCGGCGGTGGAGGGCGTCCCGGGGGTGCCCGCGACGGTCTCCCACCGGGTGCTCACCGGCCTCCTGCGCGAGACCCTGGGCTTCGAGGGGATCATCATCACCGACGGCCTGGAGATGAAGGGCATCGTCGACGCCTATGGCTCGGGCCCCGCCGCGGTGAAGGCCGTGCAGTCGGGCGCCGACATGGTCCTGATCCTCTGGACCAAGGAGAAGAAGGAGGAGGTCCACCAGCACCTCCTCACCGCCGTGCGCGAGGGAACGATCTCGCGTGAGCGCCTCGACCTCTCGGTGCGCCGCATCCTGCGGGCCAAGATCGCCCGGGGCGTCCTCGACCGGCCGCCGCCGGGCCTCGACGCCGCCCTGGCCGAGCTCGGCACCGGCGAGCGCGGCCGCAAGATCGCCCAGGAGGTCGCCGACCGCTCCCTCACCCTGGTGCGCAAGAAGGAGGGCCTCACGCCCATCGACCGCACGCGCTACCGCAAGATCGTGCTGCTCTCGGGCGACGGCACCCTGGCCACCGAGCTCTCGCGCCGTCTGCCGGAGCTCTCGGTGGTGCGCACCCGCTCGGTGCCCAACCGCGCCCGCAAGCAGCAGGACGTCGAGCGCACCATCGCCCTGTGCAAGGGCGCCGACCTGCTCATCGTCGGGGTGCTGAACCGCTACCACACCGAGATGCTCCGGGAGGTGCGCTCGGCCTGCTCGAAGCCCACGGTGGTGGTCTCCCTCGGCTCGCCCTATCTCCTCGGCGAGATCCAGGACGTCGACGCCTACCTGACGACCTACTCCTACCGGGAGACGGCGGCGAAGGCGGCGGCGCGCTTCCTCGCCGGCGAGATCCCTGCGCCCGGCGTGCTTCCGGTCTCCCTCCCCGGCCTCTACCCGGTGGGGCACACCGCCGAGGCCCAGCCGGCCGCGACCGCGCCCGGCCGCAAGACCGCCCTCGCCTCGCCCTGA
- the hutG gene encoding N-formylglutamate deformylase, whose product MSPPVLDLRPPEREALPLLVSVPHCGTGIPLELEPRLDPEVLRDLPDTDWHLQRLYDFVPALGGTLLTARFSRYVIDLNRDPESRPLYPGRFETGLCPTETFDRRPLYREGQAPDAGEIAERRARYWQPYHDRLAEELAALKERFGFVCLFEAHSIKAEVPALFEGTLPECVVGDAAGAACAPERSEDFREALVAAGRQVAHNQPFRGGYITRHFGDPEGGVHALQLEMRTSNYLLEEAAPWPYDEGRAKILRAHLGAALTAFVSA is encoded by the coding sequence ATGAGCCCCCCCGTCCTCGACCTGCGGCCGCCCGAGCGGGAGGCCCTGCCCCTGCTGGTGAGCGTCCCCCATTGCGGCACCGGCATCCCCCTCGAGCTGGAGCCACGCCTCGATCCCGAGGTGCTGCGCGACCTGCCCGACACCGACTGGCACCTCCAGCGCCTCTACGACTTCGTGCCCGCCCTCGGCGGCACCCTGCTCACCGCGCGCTTCTCTCGTTACGTCATCGACCTGAACCGCGACCCCGAGAGCCGGCCCCTCTACCCCGGCCGCTTCGAGACGGGCCTCTGCCCCACCGAGACCTTCGACCGCCGCCCGCTCTACCGGGAGGGGCAGGCGCCGGACGCCGGTGAGATCGCCGAGCGGCGGGCCCGCTACTGGCAGCCCTACCACGACCGCCTGGCCGAGGAGCTGGCCGCCCTGAAGGAGCGCTTCGGCTTCGTCTGCCTCTTCGAGGCCCACTCGATCAAGGCCGAGGTGCCCGCCCTCTTCGAGGGGACCCTCCCCGAGTGCGTCGTCGGCGACGCCGCCGGCGCGGCCTGCGCGCCCGAGCGCAGCGAGGACTTCCGCGAGGCGCTCGTCGCCGCCGGCCGGCAGGTGGCCCACAACCAGCCCTTCCGGGGCGGCTACATCACCCGCCACTTCGGCGATCCGGAGGGGGGCGTCCACGCCCTCCAGCTGGAGATGCGCACCTCGAACTACCTCCTCGAGGAGGCGGCCCCCTGGCCCTACGACGAGGGGAGGGCCAAGATCCTGCGGGCCCACCTCGGGGCGGCGCTCACCGCCTTCGTCTCGGCCTAG